In a genomic window of Candidatus Bathyarchaeota archaeon:
- the ilvE gene encoding branched-chain-amino-acid transaminase, with protein sequence MTNELQIYIDGTFYPKSEAKISVYDHGFLYGDGVFEGIRAYNGFVFKLKEHVDRLYRSAHAITLKIPLTKDEMVAAVVETLRKNNMKDSYIRLIVSRGVGDLGLDPRKCPKAAVIIIADTINIKAGDAKETGITVMFTWVRRNPVDATTHEVKSLNYLNSIMGKIEANAWGVDEAICLEANGYVTEGVGENVFIIRDGEVYTPPAATGALSGITASVIVKLCEKLNLKLNITNLTPFMIFTADEAFFTGTAMEMVPIREVNKRLIGDGKPGPVTKKLLAEFHKVIEDPANGTKI encoded by the coding sequence ATGACCAATGAACTACAAATATACATAGACGGCACGTTTTACCCTAAATCAGAGGCTAAAATCTCTGTCTATGACCACGGGTTCCTCTACGGCGACGGCGTGTTTGAGGGAATCCGCGCATACAACGGTTTCGTGTTTAAACTAAAAGAACACGTTGACCGCCTCTACCGCAGTGCACACGCCATAACCCTAAAAATCCCCTTAACCAAAGACGAAATGGTAGCCGCAGTCGTAGAAACTCTACGCAAAAACAACATGAAAGACAGCTACATCCGCCTCATAGTCTCCCGCGGAGTCGGCGACCTCGGCCTTGACCCCCGTAAATGCCCCAAAGCCGCCGTCATAATCATCGCAGACACCATCAACATCAAAGCAGGCGACGCCAAAGAAACCGGCATAACAGTTATGTTCACTTGGGTTAGGCGAAATCCAGTTGACGCAACCACTCACGAAGTTAAATCCCTCAACTACCTCAACAGCATCATGGGCAAAATCGAAGCTAACGCATGGGGCGTCGACGAAGCCATCTGTCTTGAAGCAAACGGCTACGTCACTGAAGGTGTCGGCGAAAACGTCTTCATAATCAGGGACGGCGAAGTCTACACGCCTCCAGCAGCTACAGGAGCCCTTTCAGGTATCACCGCATCAGTCATAGTGAAGCTCTGCGAGAAACTAAACCTCAAACTCAACATAACAAACCTCACACCCTTCATGATTTTCACCGCAGACGAAGCCTTCTTTACTGGAACCGCCATGGAAATGGTGCCAATCCGCGAAGTCAACAAACGCCTAATCGGCGACGGCAAACCTGGCCCTGTCACAAAGAAGCTGCTAGCTGAGTTCCATAAAGTAATCGAAGACCCAGCTAACGGCACAAAAATCTAA